In the genome of Pseudomonas putida, one region contains:
- a CDS encoding precorrin-8X methylmutase, whose protein sequence is MIDYIRDGQEIYRNSFRIIREEARLERIPADLEKLAVRVIHACGMVDAIEGLQFSEGAGAAGREALANGAPILCDAHMVAEGVTRARLPANNEVICTLRDPSVPDLAKELGNTRSAVALELWRPYLEGSVVVIGNAPTALFYLLEMLDAGAPKPALILGFPVGFVGAAESKAMLAADSRGVPFVIMQGRLGGSAMAAAAVNALATEVE, encoded by the coding sequence ATGATTGACTACATCCGCGATGGTCAGGAGATCTATCGCAATTCCTTCCGGATCATCCGCGAGGAAGCCCGGCTCGAGCGGATCCCCGCCGACCTGGAAAAACTCGCCGTGCGGGTGATCCATGCCTGCGGCATGGTCGACGCCATCGAGGGGTTGCAGTTTTCCGAAGGGGCCGGCGCCGCGGGCCGCGAGGCCCTGGCCAATGGCGCACCGATCCTGTGCGACGCGCACATGGTCGCCGAAGGCGTGACCCGCGCACGCTTGCCGGCCAACAACGAAGTGATCTGCACCTTGCGCGACCCCAGCGTGCCGGACCTGGCCAAGGAACTGGGCAACACCCGTTCGGCAGTGGCTCTGGAGCTGTGGCGCCCTTACCTGGAAGGCAGCGTGGTGGTGATCGGCAATGCGCCGACCGCCTTGTTCTACCTGCTGGAAATGCTCGATGCAGGTGCGCCCAAGCCTGCGCTGATCCTTGGATTCCCGGTCGGCTTCGTCGGTGCGGCGGAGTCCAAGGCGATGCTCGCCGCCGACAGCCGTGGCGTGCCGTTCGTGATCATGCAGGGCCGCCTGGGCGGCAGCGCGATGGCCGCCGCCGCGGTCAACGCCCTGGCCACGGAGGTGGAATGA
- a CDS encoding precorrin-2 C(20)-methyltransferase, translating into MQPRGRLFGLGVGPGDPELITVKALRLLRESPVVAYFVAKGKRGNAFGIIEAHLQPEQTLMPLVYPVTTEVLPEPLSYEQVISDFYDEAGVQVAEHLDAGRDVAVICEGDPFFYGSYMYLHDRLAQRYETQVIPGVCSMLGGASVLGAPLVYRNQSLSVLSGVLPHEELKRRLADADAAVIMKLGRNFPKVRQVLGELGLAQRALYVERATMANQKIVPLDDVDPQSSPYFSLIVVPGEKWQG; encoded by the coding sequence ATGCAGCCACGCGGACGTCTGTTCGGCCTGGGCGTGGGCCCCGGCGACCCCGAACTGATCACGGTCAAGGCCCTGCGCCTGCTGCGCGAGTCGCCCGTGGTCGCCTACTTCGTGGCCAAGGGCAAGCGCGGCAATGCTTTCGGCATCATCGAAGCGCACCTGCAGCCTGAGCAGACGTTGATGCCACTGGTGTACCCGGTGACCACCGAGGTGCTACCTGAGCCGTTGTCCTACGAGCAGGTCATCAGCGACTTCTACGACGAAGCCGGCGTGCAGGTGGCCGAGCACCTGGACGCCGGCCGCGATGTGGCGGTGATCTGCGAGGGCGACCCGTTCTTCTACGGCTCCTACATGTACTTGCACGACCGCTTGGCCCAGCGCTACGAGACGCAGGTGATTCCGGGCGTCTGCTCGATGCTGGGCGGCGCTTCGGTACTGGGCGCGCCCCTGGTGTATCGCAACCAGAGCCTGTCGGTGCTCTCCGGGGTGCTGCCCCATGAGGAACTCAAGCGACGCCTGGCCGATGCCGACGCGGCGGTGATCATGAAACTCGGGCGCAACTTCCCCAAGGTGCGCCAGGTGCTCGGCGAGCTGGGCCTGGCCCAGCGCGCGCTGTATGTCGAGCGTGCGACCATGGCCAACCAGAAGATCGTCCCGCTCGATGACGTGGACCCGCAATCCTCGCCGTACTTTTCCTTGATTGTCGTACCGGGTGAAAAATGGCAGGGATGA
- the cobJ gene encoding precorrin-3B C(17)-methyltransferase: MAGMNSLKAPAIVILGPGSLATAQRIAQGYPQAKILGLAGRVEGVDASYENFGDTLRQLYQQDTPIIALCAAGIVIRTLASLLTEKGAEPPVLAVAEDGSAVVPLLGGLSGVNVMAREIGQRLGVAAAITTSGELRFGTCLLNPPEGYALADLEQGKRFVSDLLAGEAVRVEGTAPWLDQVQLPQDHAARRIIRVGCEAHPVSRDELLIHARSVLVAIDGSAPDLAERVPQALAEAGIAQAALACLLVDEHYMAEPALHEAAQTLGVTLRFASVAGRLAEQVAQALPGARLIEQDGLAIAVASAPIDPAKVGRGRGRLAVIGLGPGAADLMVPAVKAELARAQDVLGYETYVRMAGPFRADQVLHCTDNREEMQRARHAFELAAQGRSVVVVSSGDPGVFAMAAAVLEALHESDDPDWHRVDLQILPGVSASLATAAQAGAPLGHDFCVMSLSDNLKPWSIIEKRLDLAAQADLVLAFYNPISKARPHQLGQALSVVRKHRGEGTPVVLGRDIGRPGQTLRVVTLGELVPEMVDMRTMVLVGSSTTCAFARADGSVWAYTPRWYPAKA; the protein is encoded by the coding sequence ATGGCAGGGATGAACAGCCTCAAGGCTCCGGCGATCGTCATCCTCGGCCCCGGCAGCTTGGCGACGGCGCAGCGCATTGCTCAGGGTTATCCCCAGGCGAAGATCCTCGGCCTGGCCGGTCGGGTCGAGGGAGTGGACGCATCCTACGAGAACTTCGGCGATACCCTGCGCCAGCTCTACCAGCAAGACACACCGATCATCGCCCTGTGCGCCGCCGGTATCGTGATCCGCACCCTGGCCAGCCTGCTCACCGAAAAGGGCGCTGAGCCCCCGGTGCTGGCGGTGGCAGAGGATGGCAGCGCCGTAGTGCCACTGCTCGGTGGTCTGTCAGGGGTCAATGTCATGGCCCGGGAGATCGGCCAGAGGCTGGGCGTGGCGGCGGCCATCACCACCAGCGGTGAGTTGCGCTTCGGCACCTGCCTGCTCAATCCCCCCGAGGGCTATGCCCTGGCGGACCTGGAGCAGGGCAAGCGTTTCGTCTCCGACCTGCTGGCCGGCGAAGCGGTGCGGGTCGAGGGGACTGCGCCCTGGCTCGACCAGGTGCAATTGCCGCAGGACCACGCGGCCCGGCGCATCATCCGCGTGGGATGCGAGGCGCATCCGGTCAGCCGTGACGAGTTGCTCATTCATGCCCGTTCGGTATTGGTGGCCATCGACGGCTCGGCACCGGATCTGGCCGAGCGCGTGCCGCAGGCGTTGGCCGAGGCGGGTATCGCGCAAGCCGCGTTGGCCTGCCTGTTGGTCGATGAGCACTACATGGCCGAGCCGGCTTTGCACGAGGCTGCGCAGACGCTGGGTGTCACCCTGCGTTTCGCGTCGGTAGCTGGCCGTCTGGCCGAGCAGGTCGCCCAGGCTTTGCCTGGGGCGCGACTGATCGAGCAGGACGGGCTGGCCATCGCCGTGGCGTCAGCGCCTATCGACCCGGCCAAGGTCGGTCGCGGTCGTGGCCGGCTGGCGGTGATCGGTCTTGGCCCTGGCGCGGCGGACTTGATGGTGCCGGCGGTCAAGGCAGAGCTGGCGCGGGCCCAGGACGTACTCGGCTACGAGACCTACGTGCGCATGGCCGGCCCGTTCCGCGCCGACCAGGTGCTGCATTGCACCGACAACCGCGAAGAGATGCAGCGTGCCCGCCATGCCTTCGAACTGGCGGCGCAGGGGCGTTCGGTGGTTGTGGTGTCCTCGGGGGATCCGGGCGTGTTCGCCATGGCGGCCGCCGTGCTCGAGGCCTTGCACGAGTCCGACGACCCCGACTGGCATCGGGTGGACCTGCAGATCCTGCCCGGCGTTTCGGCATCGTTGGCGACCGCCGCCCAGGCCGGAGCACCGCTGGGCCATGATTTTTGCGTCATGTCCCTGTCGGACAACCTCAAGCCTTGGTCGATCATCGAAAAGCGCCTGGACCTGGCCGCCCAGGCCGATCTGGTCCTGGCGTTCTACAACCCCATCTCCAAGGCTCGCCCCCACCAATTGGGGCAGGCGTTGAGCGTCGTGCGCAAGCATCGCGGGGAAGGCACGCCCGTCGTGCTGGGCCGTGACATCGGGCGCCCAGGGCAGACGCTGCGGGTGGTGACGTTGGGCGAGTTGGTGCCGGAGATGGTCGACATGCGCACCATGGTGTTGGTCGGCTCCTCCACCACCTGTGCCTTCGCGCGCGCCGACGGCAGCGTGTGGGCCTACACCCCGCGTTGGTACCCCGCCAAGGCCTGA
- a CDS encoding MarC family protein — MLHELFSVYLKMLVLYSPFFVLSCFISLTRGYSSKERKQLAWRVAIAALVASVVLYLFGRAIFGVFGITPDAFRIGAGSVLFISALGMAQGKAAVQADNVQQDVTIVPLTIPLTVGPGTIGALLVMGVGQPHWDDKLLAIVSIALASFTVGLVLYLSNRIERILGDQGLQIVSRLMGLFVCALAAQIIFTGIKGYLVP, encoded by the coding sequence ATGCTCCATGAGTTGTTCAGCGTCTACCTGAAAATGCTCGTGCTCTACAGCCCCTTCTTCGTGCTGTCCTGTTTCATCAGCCTGACCCGCGGCTACTCCAGCAAGGAGCGCAAGCAGCTTGCCTGGCGCGTGGCCATCGCGGCGCTGGTGGCCAGCGTGGTGCTCTACCTGTTCGGACGCGCGATCTTCGGGGTGTTCGGCATCACCCCCGACGCCTTCCGCATCGGTGCCGGCAGCGTGCTGTTCATCTCGGCGTTGGGCATGGCCCAGGGCAAGGCGGCGGTCCAGGCCGACAACGTGCAGCAGGACGTGACCATCGTCCCGCTGACCATCCCGCTCACGGTCGGCCCCGGCACCATCGGTGCATTGCTGGTGATGGGTGTGGGCCAACCGCACTGGGACGACAAGCTGCTGGCCATCGTCAGTATCGCGCTGGCGAGCTTCACCGTCGGCCTAGTGCTGTACCTGTCGAACCGCATCGAGCGGATCCTGGGCGACCAGGGCCTGCAGATCGTCAGCCGTCTGATGGGGCTGTTCGTCTGTGCCCTGGCGGCGCAGATCATCTTCACCGGGATCAAGGGCTACCTGGTGCCCTGA